From Drosophila yakuba strain Tai18E2 chromosome 2L, Prin_Dyak_Tai18E2_2.1, whole genome shotgun sequence, one genomic window encodes:
- the LOC6529075 gene encoding ecdysone receptor isoform X3, with amino-acid sequence MDTFGLVAELAHYIDEYGRDDLSPSSSLNGYSANESCDAKKSKKGPAPRVQEELCLVCGDRASGYHYNALTCEGCKGFFRRSVTKSAVYCCKFGRACEMDMYMRRKCQECRLKKCLAVGMRPECVVPENQCAMKRREKKAQKEKDKMTTSPSSQHGGNGSLGSGSAHDFVKKEILDLMTCEPPQHATIPLLPDEILAKCQARNIPSLTYNQLAVIYKLIWYQDGYEQPSEEDLRRIMSQPDENESQTDVSFRHITEITILTVQLIVEFAKGLPAFTKIPQEDQITLLKACSSEVMMLRMARRYDHSSDSIFFANNRSYTRDSYKMAGMADNIEDLLHFCRQMFSMKVDNVEYALLTAIVIFSDRPGLEKAQLVEAIQSYYIDTLRIYILNRHCGDSMSLVFYAKLLSILTELRTLGNQNAEMCFSLKLKNRKLPKFLEEIWDVHAIPPSVQSHLQITQEENERLERAERMRASVGGAITAGIDCDSASTSAAAAAAQHQPQPQPSTLTQNDSQHQTQPQLQPQLQGQLQPQLQPPLSTQLQPQIQPQPQLLTVSAPVTASVCASGSLSAVSTSSEYMGGSAATGPITPAATSSIPAAVSASSTTSAVPMGNGVAVGGNVSMYANAQTAMALMGVALHSHQEQLIGGVAVKSEHSTTA; translated from the exons GTCGCGACGATCTCTCACCTTCGAGCAGCTTGAACGGATATTCGGCGAACGAAAGCTGCGATGCGAAGAAGAGCAAGAAGGGCCCTGCGCCACGGGTGCAGGAGGAGTTGTGCCTGGTTTGCGGCGACAGGGCCTCCGGCTACCACTACAACGCCCTCACCTGTGAGGGCTGCAAGGGCTTCTTTCGACGCAGCGTTACGAAGAGCGCCGTGTACTGCTGCAAGTTCGGCCGCGCCTGCGAAATGGACATGTACATGAGGCGTAAGTGTCAGGAGTGCCGCCTGAAAAAGTGCCTGGCCGTGGGCATGCGGCCAGAGTGCGTCGTCCCGGAAAACCAGTGCGCAATGAAGCGGCGGGAAAAGAAGGCCCAGAAGGAAAAAGACAAAATGACCACTTCGCCCAGCTCTCAGCACGGCGGCAACGGCAGCTTGGGCTCTGGTAGCGCCCACGACTTTGTTAAGAAAGAGATTCTTGACCTTATGACATGCGAGCCGCCCCAGCATGCCACTATTCCG CTACTACCTGATGAAATATTGGCCAAGTGTCAAGCGCGCAATATACCTTCCTTAACGTACAATCAGTTGGCCGTTATATACAAGCTAATTTGGTATCAGGATGGCTATGAGCAGCCATCTGAAGAGGATCTCAGACGTATAATG AGTCAACCCGATGAGAACGAGAGCCAGACGGACGTCAGCTTTCGGCACATTACCGAGATAACCATACTCACGGTCCAGTTGATTGTTGAGTTTGCTAAAGGTCTACCAGCGTTTACAAAAATACCCCAGGAGGACCAGATCACGTTACTAAAG GCCTGCTCGTCGGAGGTGATGATGTTGCGTATGGCACGGCGCTATGACCACAGCTCGGACTCAATATTCTTCGCGAATAATAGATCCTATACGCGGGATTCTTACAAAATGGCCGGAATGGCTGATAACATTGAAGACCTGCTGCATTTCTGCCGCCAAATGTTCTCGATGAAGGTAGACAACGTCGAATACGCGCTTCTCACTGCCATTGTGATCTTCTCGGACCGGCCGGGCCTGGAGAAGGCCCAACTAGTCGAAGCGATCCAGAGCTACTACATCGACACTCTACGCATTTATATACTCAACCGCCACTGCGGCGACTCAATGAGCCTCGTCTTCTACGCAAAGTTGCTCTCGATTCTCACTGAGCTGCGTACGCTGGGCAACCAGAACGCCGAGATGTGTTTCTCACTAAAGCTCAAAAACCGCAAACTGCCCAAGTTCCTCGAGGAGATCTGGGACGTTCATGCCATCCCGCCCTCGGTCCAGTCGCACCTTCAGATTACCCAAGAGGAGAACGAGCGCCTCGAGCGTGCTGAGCGTATGCGAGCATCAGTTGGGGGCGCCATTACCGCCGGCATAGATTGTGACTCTGCCTCCACTTCGGCGGCGGCAGCCGCGGCCCAGCATCAACCTCAGCCCCAGCCCTCTACCCTGACCCAGAACGACTCCCAGCACCAGACACAGCCGCAGCTGCAGCCTCAGCTGCAAGGTCAACTGCAACCTCAGCTCCAGCCCCCGCTTTCGACGCAACTTCAGCCGCAGATTCAACCACAGCCACAGCTCCTTACCGTTTCCGCTCCCGTAACCGCTTCCGTTTGCGCCTCTGGCTCCTTGTCGGCGGTCAGTACGAGCAGCGAATACATGGGCGGAAGTGCGGCCACAGGACCCATCACGCCGGCGGCCACCAGCAGTATCCCGGCCGCCGTTTCCGCTAGCTCCACTACATCAGCGGTACCGATGGGCAACGGTGTCGCGGTGGGCGGCAACGTCAGCATGTATGCGAATGCTCAGACGGCGATGGCCTTGATGGGTGTTGCCCTGCACTCGCACCAAGAGCAGCTTATTGGAGGAGTAGCGGTCAAGTCGGAGCACTCGACGACTGCATAG